One genomic window of Glycine max cultivar Williams 82 chromosome 16, Glycine_max_v4.0, whole genome shotgun sequence includes the following:
- the LOC100816886 gene encoding probable transcriptional regulator SLK2, whose product MPPMTPSRVAGGLAQSSSHSGIFFQGDGQSQNVVNSDLSSSFVNSSSTVPGAGRSNLGPVSGGMNNAVLNSVPNSAPSVGASSLVTDANSALSGGPHLQRSASVNTDSYLRLPASPMSFTSNNISISGSSVMDGSSVVQQSSHQDQNVQQLQQNQQQPQGASSATSLPASQTGLSPLQMGAQVPGSFIQDPNNMSHLSKKPRMDIKQEDVMQQQVIQQILQRQDSMQFQGRNPQLQALLQQQQRLRQQQIFQSMPQLQRAHLQQQQQQQQQQQHQQQQMQLRQQLQQQVMQPSSAGKRPYDSGVSGVCARRLMQYLYHQRQRPNDNSIAYWRKFVAEYYSPRAKKRWCLSLYSNVGHHALGVFPQAAMDAWQCDMCGSKSGRGFEATYEVLPRLNEIKFGSGVIDELLFLDLPRETRFPSGVMMLEYAKAIQESVYEQLRVVREGQLRIIFTQDLKILSWEFCARRHEELLPRRLVAPQVNQLVQVAQKCQSTIAESGADGVSQQDLQTNSNMVLTAGRQLAKILELQSLNDLGFSKRYVRCLQISEVVNSMKDLIDICSEHKIGAIESLKNYPRLATASKGQMQKMQEMEQLANVQGLPTDRNTLNKLMTLNPGLNNHMNNTNNMVGRGALSGSAQAALALNNYQNLLMRQNSMNSSPGSLQREGSSFNNSNPSPSSALQGTGPALIPGSMQNSPVGGFPSPHLTPQQQQQQLLQQRTLSANGLLQQNHSQGSQGNQALQQQQMIQQLLQEMSNNNGGLQSQSLGGHNANGNISKNTMGFGGHTPSLSGGSANVPGNNRPISRNNSFKTASNSDSSAAGGNNGFNQRTSDMQQNLHLQDVAQDIGNEFLDNPFFNSDLDDNMGFSWKA is encoded by the exons ATGCCCCCCATGACACCTTCTCGGGTGGCAGGAGGGTTAGCCCAATCATCTTCGCATTCTGGAATTTTCTTTCAAGGAGATGGGCAGTCACAGAATGTAGTTAACTCTGACTTAAGCTCATCTTTTGTTAACTCGTCTAGCACGGTTCCAGGAGCCGGTCGTTCAAACTTGGGTCCGGTTTCTGGGGGTATGAATAATGCAGTTTTGAACAGTGTGCCAAACTCAGCACCAAGTGTTGGAGCCAGTTCTTTAGTCACGGATGCAAATTCTGCTCTCTCTGGTGGCCCCCATTTGCAGAGAAGTGCCAGTGTTAACACAGACTCATACTTACGATTACCTGCCTCTCCTATGTCATTTACATCGAATAATATAAGTATTTCTGGCTCATCGGTGATGGATGGTTCCTCTGTGGTACAACAGAGCTCTCACCAAGATCAGAATGTTCAACAATTGCAGCAGAATCAGCAGCAGCCGCAGGGTGCTTCAAGTGCTACATCTTTGCCTGCATCGCAGACTGGTCTGTCTCCCCTCCAAATGGGTGCACAAGTCCCAGGATCTTTCATTCAAGATCCAAATAATATGTCTCATCTGTCAAAGAAACCTAGAATGGATATCAAACAGGAAGATGTAATGCAGCAGCAGGTTATACAACAGATTCTTCAGAGACAAGATTCCATGCAATTCCAGGGTCGTAATCCCCAGTTACAGGCTTTGCTTCAGCAGCAGCAGAGACTGAGACAACAACAAATCTTTCAGTCAATGCCACAATTACAGCGAGCGCACTTgcaacagcagcagcaacagcaacaacaacaacagcatcaacaacaacaaatgcaaTTGAGGCAGCAATTACAGCAACAAGTGATGCAGCCCTCTTCTGCTGGCAAGCGTCCATATGACAGTGGTGTTAGTGGGGTATGTGCCCGTCGATTGATGCAGTATCTCTATCATCAAAGGCAAAGGCCAAAT GATAATAGTATTGCCTATTGGAGAAAATTTGTTGCTGAATATTACTCTCCTCGTGCAAAGAAACGGTGGTGCTTGTCATTATATAGCAATGTTGGGCATCATGCACTTGGTGTTTTCCCCCAAGCAGCTATG GATGCATGGCAATGTGACATGTGTGGTTCTAAATCTGGAAGGGGATTTG AGGCAACTTATGAAGTGTTACCTAGGCTTAATGAAATCAAATTTGGAAGTGGAGTGATTGATGAACTTTTGTTTCTGGACTTGCCTCGTGAAACAAGATTTCCTTCTGGTGTGATGATGTTGGAATATGCAAAAGCAATTCAAGAGAGTGTATATGAGCAGCTTCGTGTTGTTCGTGAAGGTCAACTTCGCATCATATTCACTCAAGACTTGAAG ATCTTATCTTGGGAGTTCTGTGCAAGACGCCACGAAGAACTTCTTCCTCGAAGGTTGGTTGCACCACAG GTCAACCAATTAGTTCAGGTAGCTCAAAAATGCCAGAGTACAATTGCTGAAAGTGGGGCTGATGGGGTTTCTCAGCAAGACTTACAAACAAACAGCAACAT GGTATTGACAGCAGGGCGCCAGCTTGCAAAGATTTTGGAGTTGCAATCACTGAATGATTTGGGCTTTTCTAAAAGATACGTGAGATGTTTGCAG ATTTCGGAGGTTGTCAATAGCATGAAAGACCTAATAGATATCTGTTCGGAGCACAAAATTGGTGCAATTG AGAGTCTGAAAAATTATCCTCGACTAGCAACAGCCTCAAAGGGCCAGATGCAAAAGATGCAGGAAATGGAACAGCTGGCAAATGTTCAAGGTCTGCCAACTGATCGAAACACACTCAACAAGCTAATGACACTGAATCCTGGATTGAACAACCATATGAACAACACTAATAATATGGTTGGTCGTGGTGCTTTGAGTGGGTCAGCCCAAGCTGCTTTAGCACTGAACAACTACCAAAATCTTCTCATGAGGCAAAATTCAATGAACTCTAGCCCTGGCTCACTTCAGCGCGAAGGGTCCTCTTTCAATAATTCAAACCCGAGTCCCTCTTCTGCTTTGCAAGGAACTGGTCCTGCTTTAATTCCAGGCTCAATGCAGAACTCGCCTGTAGGTGGTTTCCCAAGTCCCCATCTAACCccacagcagcagcaacaacaactccTTCAACAGCGCACATTAAGTGCAAATGGTTTACTTCAACAAAATCATTCACAGGGGTCCCAAGGAAATCAAGCTCTACAGCAGCAGCAGATGATCCAGCAACTGCTGCAGGAAATGTCAAATAACAATGGGGGACTGCAATCACAGTCTCTTGGTGGACATAATGCAAATGGGAATATTTCAAAGAACACAATGGGTTTTGGGGGCCATACTCCATCTTTAAGCGGAGGTTCTGCCAATGTTCCAGGAAACAATAGACCCATTTCAAGGAATAATAGCTTCAAAACAGCTTCAAATAGTGATTCTTCTGCGGCCGGTGGCAACAATGGATTCAACCAGAGAACATCTGATATGCAACAAAATCTACATTTGCAAGACGTGGCTCAGGATATTGGCAATGAGTTCTTGGATAACCCCTTCTTTAACAGCGATCTTGATGACAACATGGGTTTCAGCTGGAAGGCATGA